A single Sulfitobacter albidus DNA region contains:
- a CDS encoding type IV secretion system protein yields MKQLLLSVAAITALGLSTPARGQGVPTFDGSQLGQLVAQLEHMAEDLNVQLQQLATMRLELETQLSQLLNLEAQLTSLIEGSGLSDLFASIEEFRALRGKLVAPLNTARALADGDFLSGFTPGAELEASVERVLSGSGFTSETLSTLSSSPEPADNRIATSAGASAMLSVAAQESHAEAGQSLERLETMVGLIDDQDGLKAAVDLNTRVTAELGIILTQIWRLEAAQGVSAGQLGVVDAATLADERRFRSMAVDP; encoded by the coding sequence TTGAAACAGCTTCTACTTTCGGTCGCGGCGATAACCGCCCTCGGCCTATCCACCCCCGCCCGCGGGCAAGGCGTGCCGACGTTTGATGGCTCACAACTAGGTCAACTGGTCGCGCAGCTTGAACACATGGCCGAAGACCTGAATGTGCAGCTGCAACAGTTGGCCACGATGCGGTTGGAACTTGAGACGCAACTTTCCCAGCTTCTAAATTTGGAAGCTCAGCTCACGTCGCTGATCGAAGGCAGTGGGTTGAGCGATCTCTTCGCATCCATCGAAGAATTCCGGGCCTTGCGCGGCAAACTGGTCGCGCCGCTGAATACGGCACGGGCATTGGCTGATGGCGATTTCCTGAGCGGTTTCACTCCGGGCGCTGAACTCGAAGCCTCGGTTGAGCGGGTATTATCAGGAAGCGGATTTACATCAGAGACATTGAGCACCCTTTCTTCTTCACCTGAGCCTGCCGACAACCGCATCGCAACCTCAGCAGGCGCCAGCGCCATGTTGTCCGTGGCTGCCCAAGAAAGCCATGCAGAAGCCGGGCAGAGCTTGGAACGCCTCGAGACAATGGTTGGCTTGATAGACGATCAGGACGGCTTGAAAGCAGCCGTTGATCTCAACACACGGGTCACAGCGGAACTCGGCATCATCCTAACGCAAATTTGGCGACTGGAGGCGGCACAAGGTGTCAGCGCAGGACAACTTGGTGTTGTTGATGCTGCGACGCTTGCAGACGAGCGCCGGTTCAGATCAATGGCGGTGGATCCATGA
- a CDS encoding lytic transglycosylase domain-containing protein: MIRAAVITAGLLFCLHATSGFAQGVPTQDNAAIGQTIARVTALGQDLGTQGDKEAERASIADVQADQLRTLEAISAAMTGPGFDISALEGDADFGVASVYPNTDTSPMNSRLFGEGRETVEMMIVRVAGEYAGAPGVARAGLSATQWRCLFQALIKQESRFNITAESHVGAYGLTQLMPGTASDMGVNPYDPMDNLRGGARYITTQLNRFGNIPHALAAYNAGPGRVIEYGGVPPFTETQGYVRNISKFYNEYLALVGGADALGTLSSSDFALAEYANISDAGVYYAASSHATTMQVINRLRAIILQIDAQPNAKAAWELNTYAKAEIARILNLRVRLMAANQQREAAHAQHLVADRLSEREFMQMGVPN, encoded by the coding sequence ATGATCCGCGCTGCAGTCATAACTGCGGGGCTCCTCTTCTGCCTACATGCGACCTCGGGCTTCGCCCAAGGCGTTCCAACGCAAGACAATGCCGCGATCGGGCAAACCATCGCACGCGTGACCGCATTGGGTCAGGACTTGGGAACCCAAGGCGACAAAGAAGCCGAGCGGGCTTCCATCGCTGACGTGCAAGCAGATCAGCTGCGCACGCTCGAAGCCATTTCTGCGGCGATGACGGGTCCAGGCTTTGATATCAGCGCCCTTGAAGGCGACGCGGATTTTGGGGTCGCTTCGGTATACCCGAACACTGACACAAGCCCGATGAACAGCCGTCTCTTTGGCGAGGGCCGTGAAACCGTCGAGATGATGATTGTGCGGGTGGCAGGCGAATATGCTGGTGCGCCGGGCGTGGCACGGGCGGGTCTTTCCGCCACGCAATGGCGCTGCTTGTTCCAGGCACTGATCAAGCAAGAAAGCCGGTTTAACATCACCGCTGAAAGTCATGTCGGTGCTTACGGCCTAACTCAACTCATGCCCGGCACCGCATCGGACATGGGCGTAAATCCTTATGATCCGATGGACAATCTGCGCGGCGGCGCGCGCTATATCACGACCCAGCTGAACCGCTTTGGCAACATCCCACATGCGCTCGCTGCCTATAACGCAGGCCCCGGACGCGTGATTGAGTATGGCGGTGTGCCGCCCTTCACAGAGACCCAAGGTTACGTGCGCAATATTTCCAAGTTCTACAACGAATACCTCGCCCTTGTGGGCGGCGCGGACGCGCTCGGCACGCTGTCATCCTCGGACTTTGCTCTCGCTGAATACGCCAACATCTCGGATGCAGGCGTCTACTATGCGGCAAGCAGCCACGCCACGACGATGCAGGTTATCAACCGACTGCGCGCGATCATTCTGCAAATCGATGCCCAACCCAATGCCAAAGCCGCGTGGGAACTCAACACCTACGCCAAAGCTGAAATCGCCCGGATTTTAAATCTGCGTGTCAGGTTGATGGCAGCCAACCAACAGCGCGAAGCGGCCCATGCGCAGCATCTGGTCGCAGATCGCCTATCCGAGCGTGAATTCATGCAAATGGGAGTGCCAAATTGA